AAGTCGCATCCTTACACGTCAAGACATATCGATAATCGTACTAGAAGTCATTTAATCCAAGAGTGATCCAAAAGCACGACTATACAAAGTGTGTCTTCCAGAAGCACTTGAATCACTCATTTCAGGGGTTTAATCCTTACCGTGGCTCTTCCCCATCAGTCCTTCTTATAATCAATACTGTAAACATCATGCCTTCTGTCTTTCAGTTGTTTAACCGTTCCGTCTTGACGCTGGCGTCGCAATATCTCTAGGTCAACATCCCCGATGAGCACCATTTCCAAATTGGCATTTGTCTCGCCTACAATACCATCCCTGGCAAATTCGAAATCGGATGGCGCAAAAATAGCAGATTGTGCATATTGAATATCCATATTTGCAGTTTGCGGCAAGTTTCCGACTGTACCAGAAATTACTGTGTAAATTTGATTTTCAACGGCACGGGCTTGCGCACAATAACGGACACGGAGATACCCTTGGCGATCTTCCGTACAAAATGGTGTAAAGATAATGTTAGCACCCATATCCGTCGCAATACGTGCTAATTCTGGGAATTCGATATCATAACAAATTTGGATTGCGATTTTCCCACAGTCTGTATCGAATACGCGCACCGCATCTCCAGCACTGATTCCCCACCATTTTCGTTCGTTCGGCGTAATGTGTATTTTATATTGTTTTTCAATTGAACCGTCACGACGGAACAAATATGAGATGTTGTAGATTTCTTCATTTTCTTCCTCGACAAAATGGGATCCACCAATGATATTCACGTTATAACGTACCGCGAGATTCATGAACAGTTCAATATACTGTGGCGTATATTCTGTCATTTTACGCACCGCTTGACTCGGTGATGGTTCATTCAAAAAGGACATAAGCTGGGTCGTAAAGATTTCCGGGAATACGACGAAATCTGAGTTAGCATCAGACGCCACATCGACGAAGTATTCGCACTGATGAGCCATCTCTTCAAAGGAAGAAATCTTACGCATTAAATATTGTACGACACAAATCCGTACTGGGTAGCTTGTCTTGAAATGACGCTTCGTGAGCGGTTTATAATCAACATTATTCCATTCCATCAAAGTAGCATATTTCTTAGACGCTTTATCATCCGGCAAATAGTTCGGATTAACTCGCATCAACGTAAAGTCATTCATTAACTGGAACGTCAGTACAGGATCATAGATTTTATGGCGTGACACAGAATCTACATATTCACGCGGCGACATTTCGTCGGCAAACTTATGGTAGTTCGGGATCCGCCCACCAAGGATAATCGACTTCAAATTGAGCTCTCTTGCAAGTTCTTTACGTGCTTCATACAAACGCTGCCCGACTTTCATACGGCGGTAGCCAGGATGCACCATGACTTCGATGCCGTACATATTATAGCCGTCGGGATTATGGTTTGTAATATACCCTTCGTCTGTTACATCATCCCATGTATGACGATCGTCGTACTCGTCGAAGTTGATGATCAGACTTGAACACGAACCGATGATCTCCCCGTCTAATTCTGCAACCAGCTGTCCTTCCGGAAAAATCTCCAAATGACTTCTCAAATGACCTACTTCCCATGGTTCCATTCCTGGAAAACACAATTCTTGCATACTTAAAAGTCTTTTTATATCATCAAAGTTCATCTGACGAATGACCATACTTATTTCAAACGTAGACAAATCAAATTCTTCACTCATCCGAAACACCTCTTCCCAACCTGTTACTCTCCATTATACCGCAGTGGCCTTACAGTTAATAATGTTTTACTTGTTTAATACGACACCCTATAATCAAATGTGTATGAAGTTAATCGAGCAGGAGATGATCGTATGCAAAAACGACTGGAAAACAGTCTGATTCTTATTTGGACAGTTGCATTTGTCGCAACGCTCGGTTCGTTATACTTTTCGGAAGTACGCGGATATGAGCCCTGTACGCTCTGTTGGTACCAACGGATACTTATGTATCCCATCGTACTCATTTCAGGCGTCGCCCTGTTCCAAAAAAATGTACGAATTGCCTCGACTTTAGCTGTCTTCTCGATTGTTGGTGGAAGTATTTCACTCTATCATTATGGACTCCAAAAAATCACTTTTTTGAGTGAAAGTGCACCGGTTTGTGGGAATGTATCTTGCACTGGACAGTACATCAACTACCTTGGGTTTATCACAATTCCCTTCTTGGCACTTACGGCATTTTTAATCATCTTAATAACAAGCCTTTTCATGATGAAATGGCAGAAGGAGTCGAAGTAACTTGAAAAAACTATTGATCATTGGCGGTATCATTATCGCTATCTTCATCCTCATCATTGTCTTAACGAACCAATCGAACAATTCAAAGTTGAAGGATAATCCTTATGGAACGGACAACCTTTCTCAATCGACGATTGCTTTGATTGGCAATGAAAACTACAGCAACATCGTCCAACCAGATGACCTGTTCAAAAAAATAGAAGCTGGTGACTCAGTAACGGCTTACTATTTCCACCCTGAATGTCAGTACTGCATGCAGATGACGCCTGTCATGATGCCTATTGCTACAGAAATGGACGTCAATGTACTGCAATATAACATGATGGAATATGGGGATAAAGCCGGCATGAATACAGACTATAAAATTGAATCTTGGCCAGCACTTGTCCACTACAAAGATGGTAAAGAAGTAGGGCGGATGGTCGGCGCACAGCCCGAAGAAAATATCCGTGCATTTTTCAATGAATTTGAAGGTAAATAACAAAAGCGCAATCGCCTTAGATAATG
This region of Sporosarcina sp. ANT_H38 genomic DNA includes:
- a CDS encoding carbon-nitrogen hydrolase family protein — protein: MSEEFDLSTFEISMVIRQMNFDDIKRLLSMQELCFPGMEPWEVGHLRSHLEIFPEGQLVAELDGEIIGSCSSLIINFDEYDDRHTWDDVTDEGYITNHNPDGYNMYGIEVMVHPGYRRMKVGQRLYEARKELARELNLKSIILGGRIPNYHKFADEMSPREYVDSVSRHKIYDPVLTFQLMNDFTLMRVNPNYLPDDKASKKYATLMEWNNVDYKPLTKRHFKTSYPVRICVVQYLMRKISSFEEMAHQCEYFVDVASDANSDFVVFPEIFTTQLMSFLNEPSPSQAVRKMTEYTPQYIELFMNLAVRYNVNIIGGSHFVEEENEEIYNISYLFRRDGSIEKQYKIHITPNERKWWGISAGDAVRVFDTDCGKIAIQICYDIEFPELARIATDMGANIIFTPFCTEDRQGYLRVRYCAQARAVENQIYTVISGTVGNLPQTANMDIQYAQSAIFAPSDFEFARDGIVGETNANLEMVLIGDVDLEILRRQRQDGTVKQLKDRRHDVYSIDYKKD
- a CDS encoding disulfide oxidoreductase gives rise to the protein MQKRLENSLILIWTVAFVATLGSLYFSEVRGYEPCTLCWYQRILMYPIVLISGVALFQKNVRIASTLAVFSIVGGSISLYHYGLQKITFLSESAPVCGNVSCTGQYINYLGFITIPFLALTAFLIILITSLFMMKWQKESK
- a CDS encoding co-chaperone YbbN: MKKLLIIGGIIIAIFILIIVLTNQSNNSKLKDNPYGTDNLSQSTIALIGNENYSNIVQPDDLFKKIEAGDSVTAYYFHPECQYCMQMTPVMMPIATEMDVNVLQYNMMEYGDKAGMNTDYKIESWPALVHYKDGKEVGRMVGAQPEENIRAFFNEFEGK